From Burkholderiales bacterium, one genomic window encodes:
- a CDS encoding cytochrome C', with amino-acid sequence MKIVVKAFTVAAALAAGVALAQSGPDVLKAKGCNNCHESDKKKVGPSYKDIAAKNKDAKAADIVAKLKEGKGHPKVSASDAELNAAVTHVLSMK; translated from the coding sequence ATGAAAATCGTCGTCAAGGCCTTCACCGTCGCCGCCGCGCTCGCCGCCGGAGTCGCGCTCGCCCAGTCCGGTCCGGACGTGCTGAAGGCGAAGGGCTGCAACAACTGTCACGAGTCGGACAAGAAGAAGGTGGGACCGTCGTACAAGGACATCGCGGCCAAGAACAAGGATGCCAAAGCCGCGGATATCGTCGCCAAGCTCAAGGAAGGCAAGGGCCATCCGAAGGTGTCGGCTTCGGACGCCGAGCTGAACGCGGCGGTCACGCACGTCCTGTCGATGAAGTAG